The following coding sequences are from one Haliotis asinina isolate JCU_RB_2024 chromosome 3, JCU_Hal_asi_v2, whole genome shotgun sequence window:
- the LOC137278119 gene encoding sacsin-like has translation MDQDTQSTDSEDDGYRCMELPTLVKQLQVILDQYPDDGQIIKELIQNAEDAGAEVVNILYDGRTIHPHIDAKELKQNAFLKSLQGPALCVYNDALFTKQDWTGVSMLYTSLKEEPHKIGQFGLGFKSVFHITDYPCIISGDKILFINPEQVAHKVCFSKKLRNLSDRVKSIVTQVLSGTFGFSDNSLTAGYNGTLFWFPLRIQASKLSGNLYTKEKVMDLFQAFKSEASVMLLFLNSIHKVQLFQTHAVTDEKIPVFCVQLSDNCLTSVQHQRRDFASKVKLIDLELMSPSFENRLHVVIETEDLINSKNISQAWIVINMYKIRGMSHNLHRLCKEMSHFPCVGMAVPVGQQCEGHVFCFLPLPLQSRSPTGLQVHVNGFFALSQNRRHVKWPTADQLQNQSHTDKAIEWNKCIVSEVLPEVYCNILNELIQYSQQEHNPDGQIKQVYSLVPKQENVCIYWKPMVDEVLKELLNMPFLFTENSSGCWITVQSAILLDSHMAHDVKEVIKEIFLSCNEDIVDLPGGVLALLESTMRTSLTMVSTELVCSLLKSNDCYIKQLSVLQKRILLKYIISGGHLDFLLGLHLLPTMDGCFIEIGKGDVYMWQDVKASECLLPGLEDSLVDTRTSPELGHILESKENRDLFNVGLITRDIFPRLLQRCISQHFIENNPKYLHEPVDECWLRRVWTYIDNNYSPDLLGDTFGALPLIPDFEEHGKTCLHELQKPLIVEMVDGMSSLPKHVVACLRKLSIVVLKHITKITPNSILGVIIQYPSHAGVLKALDVVAEDDNTQEKIIQFNTEATHEERDSFTHFWGEGTRCFTKSVHILRSLQMFMATDGSLKCLEDVDTLAPILERPFPIPYPEVYLVSTSKDVRSLAVSLGASQKELHAAVILTFQHIIEGKHLEKADKNSSLKLMEFLILSCRYLLEQDIVAKLARRVKFLTSENGSTYFKACQLFDPASCLLRQLFQDEDKFPHSRHVRTSQLKEGLTLLGLRGEEDVTSAELRTTANLIQSLNSSSKHRALSKAKSLVTFLTHHVQKYDQDCLSYLQGIQCIPCISKKPDFYPSQLQFQGEIIMLGTSNNTCSSKYLHLVGSVTSVAEEMSEEVEILFGLNVRPSVIAVIKHLQNLCASYHSQGHHLYMTMLHNVYKYLSSVRLNKEHIQVLSGFPSVWVDIDEGFKHPSLVFIDQKIIDTDLTPYLFALPSMFHQWRSLMLAFGCNLELTPQLLTGVLQKIKSKHDSYREGDLIEDVSTIQLEVQKDLPIVLQIVHRLSEEQVMLENLLLPIHEKDKSCLTLLSVEECTYSDWLNEESEDEEIGDEECDVHYLHQSISKRTAQMLGVNISNDRDYDYHQSESLPRRLHSILNAYVDGLSIPKEMIQNADDAGATEVCFLYDERQNWDARSSLLKREMASLQGPALWSFNNGIFNETDFKNLINLGGATKSADTSTIGKYGLGFSSVFNLTDVPSFISGNTMGILDPHGSYLGKQGLKANLKSARNKGTMKNQFKPFQGVFGCDFNRDLICNGTLFRLPLRTAEQARSSDISSTCYSRKEVEGLFKKFVDACGNLLLFTQNVKSVKFLFLPSEGDPQFPQVLVEVVKHVKIPPTTLPKGDKIKHENILVHASNQWQRVAQQNDSLSIAERIDIEVDLSDNVKEFGLKRGVGRGSVEWIIVWNTGGKESYKFASSGVLKHLLPLAAVAIPMTDLSMCPYGFYKEGHLFTFLPLPIQTPFPFHINATFALAEDRRELQRKTEDDKFMHGVEWNKILLRDVVTRTLIAALKYVDLHSVSTAQYYHLWPCSPEQTDYLGESFYKMIVHDTQEVFVEESTKERWSLNTVRYLDTLMRNHPNIGDISFKAVKKFWKCESDVFVDIPCSVLNCLFKETGYGKDRCVTTETFFCHVFFPNFDDEYWETRDRDSLTIFAIKCNNIAIDQQLEAKKCIRTSHSGTLKQPKDCIHPCGECAKLFSAKDDMFPDECFRPVLDGLCRAGMLQDILPWNIFVERASTVSDLYFTDYEMAIQRCKNILQYLRCHTNPSNTFLQSCPQIVFQKLRNIQFLPVLLCPNSWKFVWKADERDCDLSAPTETFREDTINLVGCTQLILNESQLCLSTADMKMTAVLHSLGVKSRDDITVKTVISQLLSISEALQDGGLDLEMPDCELNKICTEIYSHMNTLYQKSSSKGKKEFKRYVSEHLHGKPTILIGNKMVKPEQVVLHMQSSMKPGMYTLDQRLEKYLQPFELFGMPPKGKDKFKTYVAEDIEMVLMCSLILGVIALCLGLSHYGIL, from the exons GAGCTGATACAGAATGCTGAGGATGCAGGAGCAGAGGTTGTCAACATCTTGTATGATGGAAGGACTATTCATCCACATATAGATGCCAAGGAACTGAAACAGAATGCATTTCTGAAATCCTTGCAG GGCCCTGCGCTGTGTGTCTACAATGATGCTTTATTCACGAAGCAGGATTGGACTGGTGTCAGTATGTTGTATACTAGTCTCAAGGAGGAACCTCATAAAATTGGACAGTTTGGACTTGGTTTCAAATCAGTATTCCATATTACAG ATTACCCATGCATCATCAGTGGTGATAAAATACTCTTCATTAATCCAGAACAAGTGGCACATAAAGTGTGTTTCTCCAAAAAGTTGAGGAATCTGTCTGATAGAGTGAAGAGCATTGTAACTCAGGTCCTGAGTGGGACATTTGGATTCTCAGACAACTCTTTGACGGCTGGTTACAATGGAACTCTTTTTTGGTTTCCCCTGAGGATTCAAGCATCAAAACTTTCTGGAAATTTGTACACTAAAGAGAAAGTTATGGACCTTTTTCAGGCTTTCAAATCTGAGGCCTCAGTGATGCTACTTTTTCTTAATTCCATTCACAAAGTCCAGTTATTCCAGACTCATGCAGTTACAGATGAGAAGATTCCTGTTTTCTGTGTACAGCTTTCTGATAACTGTTTAACATCTGTCCAACATCAACGGAGAGATTTTGCTTCAAAAGTGAAACTTATAGATTTGGAGTTGATGTCCCCATCCTTTGAAAACAGACTTCATGTTGTCATAGAGACTGAAGATTTGATAAACTCTAAAAACATCAGCCAAGCATGGATTGTTATCAATATGTACAAGATTAGAGGTATGTCTCACAACTTGCATAGACTCTGCAAGGAAATGTCTCATTTTCCATGTGTGGGTATGGCAGTTCCTGTTGGTCAACAGTGTGAAGGTCATGTGTTCTGTTTCCTCCCACTTCCTCTACAAAGTCGCAGTCCCACAGGTCTCCAGGTTCATGTCAATGGCTTCTTTGCCCTGAGTCAGAATCGAAGACATGTCAAGTGGCCCACAGCAGATCAACTGCAGAACCAGTCACACACAGACAAAGCTATTGAGTGGAACAAGTGTATTGTGAGTGAAGTGCTACCAGAGGTTTACTGTAATATACTGAATGAGTTGATCCAATATTCCCAACAGGAACATAACCCTGATGGCCAAATAAAGCAAGTGTATTCCTTGGTTCCAAAGCAAGAAAATGTCTGCATATATTGGAAACCAATGGTGGATGAAGTTTTAAAAGAACTGCTAAACATGCCATTTTTGTTTACTGAAAATTCTAGTGGATGTTGGATAACAGTTCAGAGTGCCATTCTGTTGGATTCCCACATGGCCCATGATGTCAAAGAAGTTATCAAGGAAATTTTTCTTTCGTGTAATGAAGACATAGTTGATTTGCCAGGAGGTGTTTTGGCATTATTGGAGAGCACAATGCGCACATCCTTAACAATGGTTTCAACTGAACTTGTGTGCTCACTTCTGAAATCTAATGACTGCTACATAAAACAACTGTCTGTGCTGCAGAAGAGGATTTTGCTGAAGTATATAATATCTGGTGGGCATCTAGACTTCCTACTTGGATTACACCTTTTACCTACAATGGATGGGTGTTTCATAGAAATTGGAAAGGGAGATGTTTACATGTGGCAAGATGTGAAAGCTTCAGAGTGTTTGCTCCCTGGCCTTGAAGACAGCCTAGTGGACACCAGGACATCACCTGAACTTGGCCATATCTTGGAAAGTAAAGAAAATAGAG ATCTTTTCAATGTGGGCCTGATTACCAGGGACATATTTCCAAGGCTACTGCAGAGATGTATTTCACaacatttcattgaaaacaatCCCAAATATCTACATGAACCTGTTGATGAATGTTGGCTGAGAAGAGTATGGACTTACATTGACAACAACTATTCCCCTGACCTGCTGGGTGATACATTTGGTGCACTGCCTCTTATTCCAGACTTTGAAGAGCATGGTAaaacatgtctacatgaactACAAAAGCCACTGATTGTTGAGATGGTAGATGGCATGAGTTCCCTCCCCAAGCACGTGGTGGCTTGTCTCAGGAAGTTAAGCATTGTAGTGTTAAAACACATTACAAAAATTACACCTAACAGTATTCTTGGAGTGATAATACAGTACCCATCCCATGCTGGTGTCTTGAAAGCTCTAGATGTTGTAGCAGAGGATGACAATACACAGGAGAAGATCATTCAATTCAACACCGAGGCAACCCATGAGGAAAGAGACAGCTTTACTCACTTTTGGGGAGAAGGTACAAGATGCTTCACAAAGTCAGTGCATATTTTGAGAAGTCTTCAGATGTTCATGGCAACAGATGGGTCATTAAAGTGTTTAGAAGATGTTGACACTCTTGCACCTATCTTGGAACGTCCATTTCCTATCCCTTACCCTGAGGTTTATCTTGTATCTACCTCCAAAGATGTAAGGTCACTAGCTGTGTCTCTAGGGGCATCGCAAAAGGAACTGCATGCAGCAGTCATACTCACTTTTCAACACATAATTGAAGGGAAGCATTTGGAAAAGGCTGACAAGAATTCTTCTCTTAAACTGATGGAGTTCTTAATATTGTCCTGCCGTTATCTACTTGAACAGGACATAGTTGCAAAACTTGCACGGAGAGTGAAATTTCTTACATCTGAAAATGgatcaacatatttcaaagcatGCCAGCTGTTTGACCCTGCATCTTGTCTTTTGAGACAGCTATTCCAAGATGAGGACAAGTTCCCCCACTCGAGACATGTAAGAACCAGTCAGCTGAAGGAAGGCCTAACACTGTTGGGGCTACGAGGAGAAGAAGATGTGACATCTGCAGAACTTAGAACAACAGCAAATCTCATTCAGAGTTTAAATAGTTCCAGTAAACACAGAGCATTGTCCAAAGCAAAATCTCTTGTTACATTTCTCACTCACCATGTACAAAAGTATGACCAGGATTGTCTATCTTACTTACAGGGAATTCAGTGCATCCCGTGTATTTCGAAAAAGCCAGACTTCTATCCAAGTCAACTTCAGTTTCAAGGGGAAATTATTATGCTTGGCACATCAAACAATACCTGCAGTTCTAAATATCTGCATTTAGTAGGATCAGTCACAAGTGTTGCTGAAGAAATGTCTGAGGAAGTTGAAATACTATTTGGGTTGAATGTTCGTCCTTCAGTTATTGCTGTCATTAAACATTTACAGAACCTCTGTGCCTCATACCATTCTCAAGGTCATCACTTGTACATGACTATGTTGCACAATGTCTACAAGTATTTGTCATCGGTGAGGTTGAACAAGGAACACATTCAAGTACTCAGTGGATTTCCCTCAGTATGGGTAGACATAGATGAAGGGTTTAAGCACCCTTCTTTGGTATTCATAGATCAGAAGATTATAGACACTGATTTAACACCTTACCTATTCGCTCTTCCATCCATGTTTCATCAGTGGCGCAGTTTGATGCTGGCATTTGGATGTAACCTGGAACTCACGCCACAGTTACTGACCGGGGTACtccaaaaaatcaaatcaaaacatgactCATACCGGGAAGGTGATTTAATAGAAGATGTTTCCACTATACAATTGGAAGTCCAGAAAGATTTACCCATTGTTCTGCAAATTGTCCACCGTTTGTCTGAAGAACAAGTAATGCTTGAAAATCTTCTTCTTCCTATCCATGAAAAGGACAAATCATGCCTGACTCTTTTGTCTGTTGAAGAGTGTACATACAGTGACTGGCTGAATGAGGAGTCAGAGGATGAAGAGATAGGGGATGAAGAGTGTGATGTTCACTATCTTCATCAGTCTATTTCCAAAAGGACTGCACAAATGCTTGGAGTCAAcatttcaaatgatagagaCTATGATTACCATCAGTCTGAATCATTGCCAAGACGACTGCATTCTATACTGAATGCATACGTTGATGGATTGTCTATTCCAAaggaaatgattcaaaatgcAGATGATGCTGGTGCAACAGAAGTATGTTTTCTTTATGATGAGAGGCAAAACTGGGATGCAAGAAGTTCTCTTCTCAAAAGGGAAATGGCTTCATTACAAGGGCCTGCACTCTGGTCTTTTAACAATGGTATATTTAATGAGACAGACTTTAAGAATTTGATAAACTTAGGTGGGGCCACAAAGAGTGCAGATACTTCCACAATAGGGAAATATGGCTTAGGTTTTAGCTCTGTGTTCAATCTTACAGATGTTCCAAGTTTCATCAGTGGAAATACCATGGGGATTTTGGACCCACATGGCTCATACTTAGGAAAGCAAGGGTTAAAAGCAAATCTGAAGAGTGCCAGAAACAAAGGTACAATGAAAAATCAATTTAAACCCTTCCAGGGTGTGTTTGGTTGCGACTTCAACAGGGACTTAATCTGCAATGGCACTTTATTCCGGTTGCCACTTAGGACAGCTGAGCAGGCCCGTTCAAGTGACATCAGTAGTACTTGTTACAGTAGGAAGGAGGTAGAAGGTCTGTTCAAAAAGTTTGTTGATGCCTGTGGAAACCTCCTTCTGTTTACACAGAATGTGAAATCTGTAAAGTTTTTATTTCTTCCCTCCGAAGGAGATCCTCAGTTCCCACAGGTGCTGGTGGAGGTTGTAAAGCATGTTAAAATACCACCTACTACTCTACCAAAAGGTGACAAAATAAAGCATGAGAATATTTTGGTTCATGCATCAAATCAGTGGCAAAGAGTAGCTCAGCAAAATGATAGTTTATCAATAGCTGAAAGGATTGACATTGAGGTTGATCTGTCTGACAATGTAAAAGAGTTTGGGTTGAAACGTGGGGTGGGACGAGGATCAGTGGAGTGGATTATTGTATGGAACACAGGAGGGAAAGAGTCCTACAAGTTTGCATCATCTGGAGTACTGAAGCATCTACTCCCGCTGGCTGCAGTTGCAATACCAATGACTGATCTGAGTATGTGTCCCTATGGGTTCTACAAGGAGGGACACTTGTTCACTTTCCTTCCACTACCAATACAAACTCCATTTCCATTTCATATCAATGCAACATTTGCACTCGCTGAAGACCGAAGGGAGCTACAGAGAAAGACAGAGGATGACAAGTTCATGCATGGAGTCGAATGGAACAAGATATTACTTAGAGATGTTGTGACCAGAACATTAATTGCTGCATTAAAATATGTAGACTTGCACTCAGTATCAACAGCACAGTATTACCATCTATGGCCCTGCAGTCCAGAACAAACTGACTATCTTGGTGAAAGTTTCTATAAAATGATTGTTCATGACACACAGGAGGTATTTGTGGAAGAAAGTACAAAAGAAAGGTGGTCACTCAATACAGTCAGGTATTTGGATACACTCATGAGAAACCACCCAAACATTGGAGACATTTCTTTCAAAGCTGTAAAaaaattttggaaatgtgaaagTGATGTTTTTGTGGACATCCCATGCAGTGTCCTGAACTGTCTCTTCAAAGAGACAGGCTATGGCAAAGATCGCTGTGtgacaacagaaacatttttctGTCATGTGTTTTTCCCAAATTTTGATGATGAATATTGGGAAACAAGAGATCGAGACTCCCTGACCATCTTCGCAATAAAGTGCAATAACATTGCAATTGACCAGCAACTAGAGGCAAAGAAATGTATCCGAACATCTCATAGCGGCACACTGAAACAACCTAAGGACTGCATTCATCCATGTGGTGAATGTGCAAAGCTGTTCTCAGCCAAAGATGACATGTTTCCAGATGAATGTTTCCGGCCAGTTCTTGATGGTCTGTGTCGAGCTGGAATGCTACAAGACATTTTGCCCTGGAATATATTTGTTGAAAGGGCAAGTACAGTCTCTGATTTATACTTCACAGATTATGAAATGGCAATTCAAAGGTGTAAGAATATATTACAGTATCTGAGATGCCACACCAATCCATCAAATACATTCCTCCAATCATGTCCACAAATCGTTTTCCAAAAACTTCGAAATATCCAGTTTCTGCCAGTGCTTCTATGTCCCAACAGCTGGAAGTTTGTTTGGAAGGCTGATGAAAGAGATTGTGATCTGTCAGCTCCTACTGAAACATTTAGAGAGGACACTATTAATTTGGTTGGATGTACTCAACTGATTTTAAATGAATCTCAACTGTGCTTAAGCACAGCTGACATGAAAATGACTGCTGTTCTTCACTCACTTGGTGTGAAGAGCAGAGATGACATTACTGTCAAAACTGTTATCTCACAACTGCTTTCTATTTCGGAGGCTTTACAAGATGGTGGGTTGGATCTAGAAATGCCTGACTGTGAACTCAACAAAATATGTACAGAAATTTACAGTCACATGAACACACTGTATCAAAAGAGTTCAAGCAAAGGCAAGAAGGAATTCAAAAGATATGTGTCAGAGCACTTGCATGGAAAACCGACAATTTTGATAGGGAACAAAATGGTGAAACCTGAACAGGTAGTTCTCCACATGCAAAGTAGTATGAAACCAGGCATGTATACACTTGACCAAAGGTTGGAGAAGTATTTGCAACCATTTGAACTATTTGGGATGCCCCCCAAAGGCAAGGATAAATTCAAAACATATGTGGCAGAAGACATTGAGATGGTTTTGATGTGTTCTTTAATACTTGGGGTAATTGCACTTTGTTTGGGTTTATCCCATTATGGGATATTGTAA